Genomic segment of Apium graveolens cultivar Ventura chromosome 7, ASM990537v1, whole genome shotgun sequence:
TTGAGTTGGGTTACACAGAACCTTCTACAAGATCTAATAGGCCATTTGCAAGTCTTGGCCCACAAAATAAGTCATATTTGATCAAAAATTTGGCCAAAAAATATAATGAGGCCTCATTTTGAAAGTTAAAAAAAatgttgaaaaggttactagaTAAATTACcatatattaattaaattaatatttaagtaaatttataataataaaaaaattatcaacaTTTTACCATCATGATAAATTcaacatttttaaaaaattagtatttttgtTCATCATATGTAACTCAATATATCTTGATCCTAACATTTTTGGAGAAAAAAAGAAGATAAACCATTGAGGAAAGATGTGAGATTAAGAAAAATAGTAAAGGTTTTCCAAGCTTTTTGTAGAATTTAAAAGAAGATCAAAAGACTTACTTTCACTATGCATTCATTCATGTAAATGGAAAAATaggaaatttttaaaaatattgttcAAAAATTAAGAATTTTCTCTTTAAAAGTTATTTCTTAAGAAAAAAATGTGCAATTGTATTTAGATTGGAATTAGAGATTGAACATGTTTAGAATTTATTTTGAAAGCTGAAATGGCGGGAATCAGAAAAGCAGCAGAAAGATGCATGCTTTTAGAGAATAAAACTTATGACGGAAATTCTGGGTTATTTACGACAAGTTGTTCATTATTTGTTTAGTAATTTATTAAAGGTGGGTCCCAAAATATTTAAAGTGACGATTTTTTCAGTCGGAAGTTAATAACATACGATGATTATTTTCGTCGTAAGTTGATTTATTATTAAATTGTTAATGTGGGCCCACGTTCACCAACTTAcgacgcaattttatcttgtgacgaaaaaacgaacttactactcgaccaaaaatgATGAATTTTTTCCATCGTAAATGGATCAATTACGatgatttcagttcaaaaaaacgGTCATAAGTGGTCAGATTTCTTGTAGTGAACTAAATTACCTTTGTATACTTTAGTTTGGTAATAATAACAAAACTCTATTATTGTATTCCTAAATTTTAATACAAACTAAATTGACATTGGTATGTTTCATTTAGGTAATAATGAGAAAAATGAATCAGTGATGCTAAATTATTACTTACTACTATCTCACTTGTTATCCTTACTATTATATCTCTTTTTATCCTTATTTCGTTCCTTTCTCCATTCATTTTATGCTCTTTATTTTCTGCTCTTCTCCATCCTCTGCGCCTCTATGTGTTTAAGGGGGTTTGAGTTTTGATGATTGTGGCTGCATTCCCCATCTTTACATTCTCACCATTCTCCATTCCAACTTCTTTGCAGCTGCATTCCACCTTATTTAGATCCTCTTATTTTTCCTAGAGTTGAGACCTTCCTCTAGTGGTGATTTATTTGTTATGTGAGGAAGCCTTCCTCTCCTCCTGATTCATTTGCAATTAAGCCAATCAAAAAAATGATACATGTCAGTTGAAGGTTATGGAAACAAATTGAATAAGTAACAATTCAAGTAGGAAACTTTAAAATTACATAGGAATTCCATGGTTTAGTAACTAGCTTTACTTAGGGAATACATGTTtcttggagcattttcttcattatttccTGCAAATAATTCATTCATAAATATAAACTTATATAATAAAATGTAATagacaaaaaaattataaatatatgatATCTTTGGGATACATAATCTTAATATCTTCTTTTTCAATAAAATCTAATATTAAAAATCTTGTAAaagatttttaataaataaataaaacacatCTTAATTCCAAGAACAAAGAATAGAATGGCATAGTGGCAACAAGTTGAATTACATATGTGAGTTCGAACACCATGACTTTTAACTATTAAATACATTTTTTTCTTCCAACCCAGCTTAATTCATCATTAATGAAATCAATATACTAGATTTGTAAATAGAATTTGATTTTTGACCACCAAAAGAGAGAAGAAAATTTTATCTCCAAGAAGAAGCCTTTTTGATAAGCAACCAAgtattttattacaatttttgGCTCATGGCTAATGTGACAACAATTAACTCACTTATATAATGATAGAATATAATCTAGAACCTTCAACCTTCCAAAACTAAGCTTATAATAAGCCTGGTCGAAATTGGGCTATCTAGGACCTTCTAGAAGATGGAATAGTCGGTTTGATGTAATAGACCATTTCATATTGAAAAGGCCACCAAGGGTGACTTGCCCCAAAAAATAAGTCATATTTGATCAAAAAGTAGGCCCAAAAAATAGAAGAGGCCCTATTTTTCAAAGTTAGAAACAAATGTAGATAAATTTACTAGATAAATTactatatattaaatatattaatatttaagtCAATTTataataacaaaaaaattatCAACTTTTTATCATCATGATAAAATTAGTTATATATGTAAAAATTATCAACTTTTTATCATATGTAACTCAGTTTTTATCAATTTTTTATCAACTTTTTATCATCATGATAAAAATAATCAACTTTTTATCATCATGATAAAAATTATTAACTTTTTATCGTATGCAACTCAATTTATCTTCATCCTAAAATTTTTGAACAAGAAGAGAAGATAAACGATTGACAAGGAAAGAAGATGTGAGATTAAGAAAAATGGAAACAAAATCTATAATAGTTTACCAAGCTTTTTGTAGAATTTTAAAAAAAGATTAAAATGAAGAAATaggaaatatttaaaaatattattggaatttttttaaaacataattCTTTTTTCATAAGAAATAACTTTAAAAGTTAAAAttcttaatttttaattatccacGCAAAAAAGTTTATTATGTATAATGGAATATTTAATTATAAAGTTTACATTCATATTTGATATACTGTGTATATCTTTTGTGAAATATTATATATTTAcgttttttatataatttttgttcccatatcaatttttatttatttatttagatCTATATTAATTAGACTATATATTGTATTCTATCTTTTTTTGTCTGTTGCTCATTGTGTTTGGGATATTTGTGGAATTTGACTAACTAACATGGAAATATTATTACAACATTTTGTGATGATGTTGTGATGTCGATTGCTAGTATTGGACATTCTTGTATGATATGTCCTAGCACAGCTGAAGGAAAAATGAGTACTTTTGAGCTTAAACATAATCTTCTTTTAAGATTAGGGGTCTTCCATGATCAAAACTTCTATAGGTTTGTGATCATTGTTGAATGTGTGGGACCTGATATGATAGATTCTGGAACTTTAAAGATGAATTTTTTTTCCATGCTTTGGAGTGGCTCGAATATCTTTTTATGTGATATGTTTATTCTTAGGCAAAGTTAGGAAATGAATTTTTGTAGAAGTTTTATCCCGCATCGAGAATGCTGATCACGAGATGTCAAATACCTGGATTTTAACAATATATGACTGAGACATATATAGAGTACTATGCTGGATTCCAGAAGTTATAAAAGAGGTGCCTTCAACATTGTTTCACCAAAGAGTCGGCTACACTTCTTCTATCATGGTCTTCCCAAAGGTGAGAAAAGACTACATAAATATACTGCTAGAGGTACTTTTGTAGATTTGACAAATGATTCTGCTAAATAATTAATAGCTAAGACAAATGCTAATAAACTGCAATATAGAACTAAGGTCAGAATCAATTATTAGGGTCGAATCAaattaaaatttgaaagaaaCTGATCAAAACATAGAGAGATTCACTGAATTACTTATGAAGGGAAGAATCCACAACCTTAAGTATGTGGTAATTGTGCAACTCCTGGCTATTCTAATAACTCGTGTCCATACTGGATTTACACCTTGTTATGAAAATTTAAATACTATGTTGCATGATTATCGAGGAGATAATCTGTTTTTTGATTCCATAATCCCACTGGAAAATGTCAGCATAATATGATGTGTAGTGATCAAAATTTAGGCAGTTTTCAGCATGACGATgtttccacataatataatttccAATAAAGTGAATGTATCCATAAAAATTTAGCCAGTGTAAGAAATAATGAGAATTTATTGGCAAGGTTAGTTGAAAGAAAATTAAATATGGAGAAGTAGTGTAGTAAAATTCTCAGGACATTCAAGGAGGTATACACGGAACTTGGAGACGTGGTTATGAATTGAATCGAAAGCATGAGTTTGCTGAAATTCTTATAACTATGGAACCACAACAAAAACTTGAGTGCGTGAATTTCATTACAATTacaaataacaattatttagctAAAGAAAGCATGAGTTTATAAACTACTGACATCACTACACCATAAACAGCCTATTGCAACTAAAAAAAATGTTGGAATAAGTCCAAAATATGTTGCTGTAGGGCCAAAATATTCAAAGGCTACACTTTTCTCGTGTTAGTTTTTTCGATGTTGCCTTTAGGGTCAATAGCAACACCCTCATTCTTTATGCCAACATATATTTTTATGTTGAAACATAGTGCAACAACAATAATATTGTTATCCTATACCAACATAGTTATATGTTGCATTTGAATTAAAACATCCTGAAAAAGGTAGTGGGTCCCACATGACGTATAAGCTGCCCACTATGCCATGTGTCATGTGCCACGTCACATGTTCCACATCAACACATATGGGGCCCACCTTTGCCACATCAACATATATGGGGCAATCATTAACACTTTATAAGAGCAATGGAAATTAATAAAATCCCTGTTAACTAATGTTCTCAACATAAATAAAATCTATAGCTTAAATATAAACCAAAAGTATCATCTTACGTCAATATAATACATAAAAATTATTAATATCCCGCTGACTTTTAGCAAGAACatgataaaaaaaaattgcaaTGCACATCACAGGTGAAAATTTATGTCCCCTGTTTTACCAATTATTTGACTTGTAACTAACTGCTCTTATAAGTTTAATGACACAGGCAGcagtaaaatatttttgaaagatttTGATGTAGATTTTAGACGTTATGAGATTCCTTGTTACTGAATAATAGAGAAAGGTTTTGTTCATTCCAAGACTAGGTCAAACCTGTATAGAGATTAATGAATCTAAATACGAGTTAACATGGGCTGTCTGCACTTATAGCTTGAACTTAAAGATCAAAGAAATTTCAGGTGCTCAGCTGGTATTGCAAATTGCATACAACCATGCAAATTGCATACAACCATATTAGATTGATTTTCTCCTTCTTCAGGCTCCTTTCTGGATAAGAATCAGATCCCAACGATAGTAAGTCTTTTTTCTTATGAATGAAACTCTTTTTCAGCTTTCAATAAAATAGCTTTACATTTATTTTCACTAAAATCATAATTCAACAATTCAACatctaattaaaattaatgaatttTGATTAGATTGACATCTTGAAACATAACTTTATAAAATAAAGTTGATGAAGAAGGAAAAATCAAAATATGTTCAGAAcaaagtacgtcgttactaacattcaacttatcagcttataagtcaTAAATTCAACTAATAACTAGGGTCGACTGATAAGGTGACTTATAATGGGTTACAGGTTACGATTTAAGGATCACTAGGGGTTAACAAATTAGTTTAACAAAGTAGTTGAAAGAGTAATTTTCTAAATTGTTCGGGgttgcccgcaagggttggctcagctggttaaataggggataactatcctcttggtcacacGTTCGAATcacacgggaggagaatttatgattatacctCCTGAGTTAGAGTTTGTCGCTAAATGTGGTTTACCTTgtttcacgtggtttgcaggctattgcgcgagcccgtagggtttaccctgtgcgcacctgaagggtagcgactgcgggttacctacaattaaaaaaaattattcgggGTTAAGATAGGGTTTAAAGTATAATGTTTAGAATAATTGATGATTATGCTTAATAAGAAAGATTCGATTAATATAAAAACACATCAGATCATCTTTTTCTAGAAAAGGTATCAATATTGTATATGATAATCATATTCATATTCGAAGCACATCCATATATTTGGATCATTGAAAGGGTGATTTAAACATCCGTACAATTGGATCAtcgaaaatatttacaaatttaGAAAATATCGATAAACAGGGGATATTAACTCCAAAAAGTCGAACTTATCGCTAGTGAGTTATATATAACAGTTTACAAAAAAACTATTTAATCTAGTGTTGGGCAATAGTTTTTCAAAAACACCATTGTGTAAAACAATATATAGTTCGGAACTCCCAATTGTCGATACGATCAAGTTGTAAAAACAAATAacaaactaaaaataattagatgaCTTATTTACCGATCGTTTAacactaataatataaaaaatattaaaattgaaaATGATAATAAAGACATTAATAAACGATTCAAACTACACTAATATCTATTAAAGATCAACTTCACaatttttcgtgtaatataaatTTGATATTCTTATTACCGACATACTATTTCGTTAAAATAATTtgtgattatttattttttaataaattatataatttattcctctatattaatttattcaaatacATAAAATCCAAATTATTGTGGTCCTagaaaataaatgaattaatattattcaaaatattttaatttatgagCCATGTCATTCTTATATAACAATTAAGTTGAGACTTAAACATATTATTAATTACTTTTTATTTCAGACATATATTTGTTAAGACATATGTATCTGTCGGAACAAGAACACATTTATTTACTTGGTAGTTAGGCCGTTCATCCATGTCCCTGTGCTCTCAAATCCATAATACTCTCAAATCTATGCTCAAATTTGTGCTAATACTCTCAAATATATGCTCAAATTCGTGCTCATACCCTCAAGTCCTCAAATTTAGATATCAAATCCATGTCACATCAAGAATCCAAGACATCAAGAACTCGTGTTTTAAATTTCTTTTCACACTTGAACAGGTAAGTACAGTCTTTTATGAAGTCGGGTTTATATGTACTCTCTTTTGAATTCATTTTgatgaatttatttttttgtgaTTCCAAACTAGGGTTCATATTGATTTGGGGGAAATATAAAGACTTCACAATTCAATTTTAAGAAGCTATAAGGACAGGTAAGTACTTTAATTTATGAATTTGGGTTATATAAGTCCTCTGTTTTGAATTCATTTTGATGCTTTTTTACTTCAATTAGGGTTCAGTTATAAAGATTTTAGGGAAATATAAAGATTTCATAATTTAGTCTGAATTTGAGGTTCTATTCAAACTTTTAAAAGATGGATAGGTCATGGTTAAAAGCGGATAGAAGAACAAAAGAGTTCAAAAAAGGAGTGGAAGATTTGTTAATATTTGCATTTGAGAATGGTTATAATGTAGAAAAAATCAGTTGTCCATGTGTAAACTGCTCACATAGTAAATCATGGAGAGCGCAGATAGTTAAAAACCATCTTTTTCAAAATGGTATTGATCAAACTTATACACGTTGGATATGGCACGGGGAGAATAATTCTGCAGAAAGTTATAATGAAACCGACACTTCGGAATCTATCAATCAAGGCACCTCAAAAATGGGTGAATGTGACGAGGACGACGATGATGATATGtcttctgatgaaagttctgacgAAACCGACACTTCTGATTTCATCAACCATGTTAAAGGTGAACATCAACCTCTTTATCCTGGATGTGAGAGGTACACTAAGATGAAAGCTCTGGTCCAGTTATACAACTTGAAAGTGAAGCATGGTATGTTTGATTCATGCTTCAATGATATTCTATTATTACTTGGCTCTTTACTTCCGTAAGGCAACAACATCCCTTCTTCCTTCAATGAAGCAAAGAAAACCTTATGTGCATTAGGAATGGGGTATGAAAAGATACACAAATGTCCGAATAATTGTCTCTTATACCGTGGCAATTTAGATGAAGAACATACTACTTGTCGCGTATGTAAGGCCTCTAGATGGAAATTGAACAATAAAGGAGATGAACTTGAAGGGGTCGACCAAAAATGGCCTGATTTTGCATCAGAGACTAGGAACCTTCGATTAGCTTTATCTTCCGATGGTTTCAATCCTTTTCATGGAAACCGTACTGATTACTCAAGCTGGCCTATTTTGCTATCAATTTATAACCTTCCTCCATGGCTTTGTATGAAGAGAAGGTATATTATGCTCTACTTGTTAATATCTGGACCGACTGAGCCTGAAAATGATAGCGACGTGTTCCTTCAACCACTAATAGAAGATATGCAAGAGTTGTGGCGTGGGAAACAAATGTACGACGCTTATAAGAAAGAGTCTTTCATGCTTAGGGGCATTTTATTATGGACAATAAGTGATTATCCTGCCTTAGGGAACTTGTCGGGAACTGTTATTAATGGGTATAATGCATGTACTATTTGTATTGATGAAACAAAAGCTACTAAGTTGGTTAATTACCGTGAGACGGTGATTATGAGGCATCGAAGATGGTTGCCCCGTAATCATCCTTATAGAAGGCAGAAATCAGCTTTTGATAACACTGTGGAGAAGGGGGTCACCCCTGTTCCATTAACTGGAGAAGAGGTTTTTCAAAGAGTACAATATTTAAGGGCCCATGTATTTGGAAAGAAATAATGGCAACCACGATGGAAGAAAGGTGAACTTCGACC
This window contains:
- the LOC141673387 gene encoding uncharacterized protein LOC141673387; translated protein: MDRSWLKADRRTKEFKKGVEDLLIFAFENGYNVEKISCPCVNCSHSKSWRAQIVKNHLFQNGIDQTYTRWIWHGENNSAESYNETDTSESINQGTSKMGECDEDDDDDMSSDESSDETDTSDFINHVKGEHQPLYPGCERYTKMKALVQLYNLKVKHGNNIPSSFNEAKKTLCALGMGYEKIHKCPNNCLLYRGNLDEEHTTCRVCKASRWKLNNKGDELEGVDQKWPDFASETRNLRLALSSDGFNPFHGNRTDYSSWPILLSIYNLPPWLCMKRRYIMLYLLISGPTEPENDSDVFLQPLIEDMQELWRGKQMYDAYKKESFMLRGILLWTISDYPALGNLSGTVINGYNACTICIDETKATKLVNYRETVIMRHRRWLPRNHPYRRQKSAFDNTVEKGVTPVPLTGEEVSIFFQLEYWEFLPVRHVLDVMHIEKNICEARLGTLLNIPGKTKDRESVRLDMAEMGIRTELRPKTPGNKEKAICSKVIDVDKLEKMQSELVETLCQLEKHFPPSFFDVMIHLSVHLLREVKLCGLIFLQWVYPFERYLKAFKGYVRNPAHPEGCIAEAYIAGEAMECLNQEIRWIAEGPNKNVPTFSGCRINGVTFSTKKRDDTRQVQCSGVCVVADTMLVQGKEKNIEHTLQTYYGVITSFVNDPFVLGKHVKQVCYIDDPLEKHWHVMLKLPEKNCYEQCDDENDGSVEIELENELQLPMFPNVDEHDEEKASYMRDEDKWIQLP